Proteins from a single region of Mucilaginibacter daejeonensis:
- the aat gene encoding leucyl/phenylalanyl-tRNA--protein transferase — MIFRLDDRLLFPDPALAEPDGLLAVGGDLSVERLLLAYRQGIFPWYSDDTPILWYSPHERFVLYPSQLKVSKSMRQVLRSGRFKVTVDEAFPQVIEACSAMPREGQDGTWITDDMKEAYIELNRNGHAHSYEVWQDDELVGGLYGVDTGRVFCGESMFSKVSNASKTALIHLCLNGGFELIDCQVHTEHLESMGAIFISRDEYLHILQG; from the coding sequence ATGATCTTCAGGTTAGACGACCGCCTTTTATTCCCCGACCCGGCCCTTGCCGAGCCTGATGGTCTGCTCGCCGTAGGCGGTGATCTGTCGGTCGAGCGGTTGTTGCTGGCCTACCGTCAGGGCATATTCCCCTGGTATAGTGATGATACCCCGATCCTGTGGTATTCGCCTCATGAGCGGTTCGTGCTGTATCCATCGCAGCTCAAGGTCAGTAAAAGCATGCGGCAGGTGCTGCGTTCGGGTAGGTTCAAGGTCACTGTAGATGAGGCTTTTCCGCAGGTCATTGAGGCGTGCTCGGCTATGCCCCGCGAAGGTCAGGACGGTACCTGGATAACCGATGATATGAAGGAGGCCTACATCGAGCTCAACCGTAATGGCCATGCACATTCCTACGAGGTTTGGCAGGATGATGAGCTGGTTGGCGGCCTGTATGGTGTGGATACCGGCAGGGTGTTCTGCGGCGAGAGCATGTTCAGTAAGGTGAGTAACGCCTCTAAGACCGCGCTCATTCACCTTTGTCTCAACGGTGGTTTTGAGCTCATCGATTGTCAGGTACATACCGAACACCTCGAAAGTATGGGTGCTATCTTCATCAGCCGGGACGAGTATCTGCATATACTACAAGGCTGA